Within Vicia villosa cultivar HV-30 ecotype Madison, WI linkage group LG1, Vvil1.0, whole genome shotgun sequence, the genomic segment ATAACAACTCGCTGAGCAAATCATCTAGCCCAATGTGCTTGGTGAATTCTGAGCTACTGAACCACCACTTTCTTACTTATTGTTGTTCTCATATGAATTGATTCAATTATGTTTCATATTGTGCACACATGAATTTTTCAATTGCATGAGTCCACTTTCTCCAAACAATCATTCATCTAATTGAAATCTCTTTGATCATTATTGGAGTTGGAGACAAACATAAGGCTCTTGAAGGTTACAAATAAGTGTCATCTTGACATTAAATTGAGTTTAATTGTCATGTTCCAAGTGATCATAATTTGTTGTCTAATATTTATAATCATGTCTAGATTTCATTGCTCGAGTATTTGATTCATATTGTGTTTTAGTTTGGAAAACTCATGTGTGCTTCACAAAATCACCTCATTTATCCAATGCACCTTCTAGTTTCACGATCTCAGGTTCTGGTAAAAGGCATAATGTTATGGTTACAAAACACAGCAGCAGTAAAACAATAAATGAAATGGAATCAAGCTCAATTTATTGAAGATGATAATTTTTGGAGCAGATGTTACGCACCCTGAAAACGGAGAAGACACTAGCCCCTCAATAGCAGCTGTATTTATCTTGTTTTTAATACAATTGCAATGGTTATTAGGATTTTGTTTTTACAACTGATACATGCTTCCAAATCTATGTAGGTTGTAACATCCCCAGATTGGCCTGAAGTGACAAAATATGCTGGCTTAGTGTGTGCTCAAGCTCACAGACAGGAACTTATACAAGATTTATATAAAACATGGCATGATCCTGTTCGCGGCACTGTTAGTGGCGGCATGATAAGGTAATAAGAATATGAATCTCACTTTGTTAGTTTTGCATATTGTTATAGCTTGATTTGTTAACCTTTTTCTTGTGCAGAGATTTACTGATTTCCTACAGAAAAGCTACGGGATAAAAGCCTCTGCGAATCATATTTTACAGGTCCTTGCGATAAATATATGTTGATGTAAGTTTTAGTTAATCAGCGTGCTAACAATGAAATTTATAAAGGGATGGTGTAAGTGAAGGACAATTTTACCAAGTTTTACTTTACGAGTTGGATGCAATCCGGAAGGTAAATTTCATCGATTGCTTTCTTTAATCATTATATTTATATGTTCTTTTCATGACAAAAACATGTTCTGATATAAGCAACATCTATGCAGGCATGTGCTTCCTTAGAACCAAACTATCAGCCTCCAGTAACTTTCATCATTGTACAAAAACGACACCATACTCGGTTATTTCCAAACAACCATAGGGACAGGAATAACACagataagagtagaaatatattGCCTGGTAAGCTCCGCATTCCTAAAATGCATTTGTGCATAAGTTAGTTTCTTAATCGTTgttcattttaatataaatttgtcTTTCAGGGACCGTTGTCGACACCAAAATTTGCCATCCGACTGAATTTGACTTTTATATCTGCAGTCACGCCGGCATCTAGGTAGATACTATTCTTATTTGATCTTTAACACATATATAAGCTTTTTATTTTCCTTAACTATGGATTCTGTTTCTATACGTATGGAACAAGTCGGCCAGCTCATTATCATGTTCTATGGGACGAAAACAATTTCACAGCAGATGGAATTCAATCTTTGACAAACAATCTTTGTTATACGTATGCTAGGTGCACACGATCCGTATCCATTGGTAAGCCTATTATTCATTAAAGTGAAGtttttttttcagtttttcaACATGTTTTTGGACAATCGAAAACTTAAACTATCGGCAAAATTCTTATTCTGTGCAGTTCCTCCAGCATACTATGCACATTTAGCCGCCTTTCGAGCACGATTCTATATGGAACCGGAGATGCAAGAGAATGGCTCTACAGCTGATGGTGGAACTTCTAGCCATAGTTCCAAGTGAACAACAACAAGAGCAGGTGGAGAATGTGGTGTAAAGCCATTACCAGCTTTGAAAGATAATGTTAAGAGAGTGATGTTTTACTTTTAGAGTTCTTTAGTTGGCATTGCAAAAAAGTATTCTCAGTCAATCTTCATTGCAGAAAATTTTGCTCAAAAGCTTTTACAACCATGCTTAATCTGCACCATAGCTGAAAGGAAATGAATCAAGTCATTGTAACATTTCATTGCCATTTCTGTATGTAAATAAGCATCCAAAAATTATTTGCTACTATAGTGTAACATGGTGGCTTCATGCACAAGCTTATCCCATCACTGTTATTTGAATAATTTCTCAAATGTTTAACAAAATCATAGCACAATGTCCCACATTGAGTAGAAAACAAAAGAATTAACTGTTTATAAGGTTCTGACAGATGAGTGAGCTTGCTGGGTTGGGTGACTCCAGCTTGTAACCCAGGTGGGGGCACTAGGGTGGTGGAACATGGTTCAGACATATCACTGGGTTAGTTGGGTTGGTGACTGCTCATGTGCAATTGCATGACCCTGACACTTCTAAGGAGGGGAGTGCGTGACACAGTCCTTATGTATAGTTGTAAAAGGACACGTGTGGGGGGCTGGCTTCATAGAGCAGTCTTTCATCTCTTGTTATCCTTGGAAGGATAAGGATTATGACTCGCTGAGCAAATCATCTAGCCCAATGTGGCTTGGTGAATTCTGAGCTACTAAACCACCACT encodes:
- the LOC131648987 gene encoding protein argonaute 10-like; protein product: MIIFGADVTHPENGEDTSPSIAAVVTSPDWPEVTKYAGLVCAQAHRQELIQDLYKTWHDPVRGTVSGGMIRDGVSEGQFYQVLLYELDAIRKACASLEPNYQPPVTFIIVQKRHHTRLFPNNHRDRNNTDKSRNILPGKLRIPKMHLCIS